In one Sphingobium sp. MI1205 genomic region, the following are encoded:
- the queE gene encoding 7-carboxy-7-deazaguanine synthase produces the protein MTYAVKEMFLTLQGEGVHSGRRAVFLRFAGCNLWTGREEDRRKAVCQFCDTDFVGTDGDGGGKFADAASLADAALAFWGEGEEERYIVLTGGEPMLQIDEPLIDALHARGFRIAMESNGTIAAHPGIDWVCISPKAGSEVVQRSGNELKLVWPQPGIGHSLADVTGMEGWAFDHLLIQPLDDPNAVANMQAAIDLVMARPRWRLSLQSHKYLGLR, from the coding sequence ATGACCTACGCCGTCAAGGAAATGTTCCTGACGCTCCAGGGGGAAGGGGTGCATAGCGGCCGCCGCGCGGTGTTCCTGCGCTTTGCCGGATGCAATCTGTGGACCGGCCGCGAAGAAGACCGGCGCAAGGCCGTCTGCCAGTTTTGCGATACCGATTTCGTCGGCACCGATGGCGATGGCGGCGGCAAGTTCGCCGATGCCGCATCGCTGGCGGATGCCGCGCTCGCTTTCTGGGGCGAGGGGGAAGAGGAGCGCTACATCGTTCTGACTGGCGGCGAACCGATGCTGCAGATCGACGAACCCCTGATCGACGCATTGCATGCGCGGGGTTTCAGGATCGCGATGGAAAGCAACGGTACGATCGCCGCCCATCCCGGAATCGATTGGGTCTGCATCAGCCCCAAGGCGGGCAGCGAGGTCGTGCAGCGCAGCGGCAATGAGTTGAAGCTGGTCTGGCCGCAGCCGGGAATCGGTCACAGCCTTGCCGATGTGACGGGCATGGAGGGCTGGGCCTTCGATCATCTGCTGATCCAGCCCCTCGACGATCCGAATGCTGTCGCAAACATGCAGGCCGCGATAGATCTGGTGATGGCCCGGCCCCGCTGGCGCTTGAGCCTTCAATCGCACAAATATCTCGGGCTGCGCTAA
- the queC gene encoding 7-cyano-7-deazaguanine synthase QueC yields MAANNGKFAVVLLSGGLDSMVAGGLAREAGYRIFALTIDYNQRHRIELGAAARVASALGALRHIILPLDLTAFGGSALTADMSVPKGGVGRGIPITYVPARNTIFLSLTLGLAEVSGANDVFIGVNALDYSGYPDCRPEFIDAFQKMAALATKAGVEGHPLRINAPLQNMSKADIVREAHRLGLDAGMSWSCYDPAPGDLHCGLCDSCRLRSKGFEEAGLPDPTRYAAKP; encoded by the coding sequence ATGGCTGCCAATAATGGGAAATTCGCCGTCGTCCTGCTGTCGGGCGGCCTCGATTCGATGGTCGCGGGCGGACTCGCGCGGGAAGCGGGCTATCGCATTTTCGCGCTGACAATCGACTATAATCAGCGGCATCGGATCGAATTGGGGGCAGCTGCGCGCGTGGCGTCTGCGCTGGGTGCATTGCGCCATATCATCCTGCCGCTGGATCTCACCGCATTTGGCGGATCGGCGCTGACGGCGGACATGTCGGTGCCCAAGGGCGGCGTGGGACGGGGTATTCCCATCACCTATGTGCCTGCGCGCAACACGATTTTCCTGTCGCTGACGCTGGGCCTTGCCGAAGTATCGGGGGCCAACGATGTGTTCATTGGCGTCAATGCACTGGATTATTCGGGCTATCCCGACTGCCGTCCCGAATTTATTGACGCGTTTCAGAAGATGGCCGCACTTGCGACCAAGGCTGGCGTCGAAGGCCACCCGCTCCGCATCAATGCGCCGCTCCAGAATATGAGCAAGGCCGACATTGTCCGTGAGGCGCATCGCCTGGGCCTTGACGCGGGGATGAGCTGGTCCTGCTACGATCCCGCCCCCGGCGACCTGCATTGCGGGCTGTGCGACAGTTGCCGCTTGCGCTCCAAGGGATTTGAAGAGGCTGGCCTGCCCGATCCCACCCGCTACGCGGCAAAGCCCTAG
- a CDS encoding DUF3617 domain-containing protein, with protein sequence MKDGGYRMKTGRHAFGAAFAMLIAALPAVSRALPPLPLRGLEPGEWELRARPEAGEKGDLRRICLADLRQFIQLRHARNSCKSLTVDEAAKRLIVSYDCAGAGGGRTDLRIETPRLVQIQSQGIADGAPFSFSLEGRRVGACR encoded by the coding sequence ATGAAAGACGGGGGCTATCGAATGAAGACAGGTCGGCACGCCTTTGGCGCGGCTTTTGCCATGCTTATCGCCGCATTGCCGGCCGTTTCGCGTGCGCTGCCGCCACTGCCGCTTCGCGGGCTTGAACCGGGGGAGTGGGAACTGCGCGCACGACCGGAAGCGGGAGAAAAGGGCGATCTTCGCAGAATATGCCTCGCCGATCTGCGCCAGTTCATCCAGCTGCGCCATGCCCGCAACAGCTGCAAAAGCCTGACCGTCGATGAAGCCGCAAAGCGGCTGATCGTCAGCTATGATTGTGCAGGCGCAGGCGGCGGACGCACCGATTTGCGGATTGAAACCCCGCGTCTTGTGCAGATCCAGTCGCAGGGCATAGCCGATGGCGCGCCCTTCTCTTTCAGTTTGGAAGGGCGGCGGGTCGGCGCCTGTCGTTGA
- the hslO gene encoding Hsp33 family molecular chaperone HslO, whose amino-acid sequence MNSSAHIDQALGFTIPSRNARGRVLRLGPVLDDVLAAHSYPPPIERLLASALVLAALLGSTLKDVDGQLTLQAQTENGVVSLLVADYKGGEVRGYAKFDADRLAELGPDPTLFGLFGKGYLAITFDQAVTGERYQGIVPLDGESLAKAAEHYFFQSEQIPSVVQIAVRHEAGQGCFAAGMLLQHLPEGEVGRERLHTRHDHPEWEHVQALATTLKDEELTAAALPLTDIVWRLFHEEEVVRVTEPVDLVKGCRCDLAHIRSVIGRFPAEERAEMADDQGVIGVDCAFCSRLFPVSLDSFVQG is encoded by the coding sequence TTGAATTCTTCCGCTCATATCGATCAGGCCCTGGGCTTCACCATCCCATCGCGCAACGCGCGTGGGCGCGTCCTTCGCCTTGGGCCCGTGCTCGACGATGTTCTGGCCGCGCACAGCTATCCGCCGCCGATCGAGCGGCTGCTCGCCTCGGCGCTCGTGCTTGCCGCGTTGCTTGGCTCGACGCTCAAGGATGTGGATGGGCAGCTGACGCTTCAGGCGCAGACGGAAAATGGCGTCGTCAGCCTGCTGGTCGCCGATTACAAGGGCGGCGAAGTGCGCGGCTATGCCAAGTTCGATGCAGACCGGCTGGCGGAGCTTGGCCCCGATCCGACGCTGTTCGGCTTGTTCGGCAAGGGCTATCTCGCCATCACCTTCGACCAGGCGGTGACCGGGGAACGCTATCAGGGCATCGTGCCGCTGGACGGCGAATCGCTCGCCAAGGCGGCGGAGCATTATTTCTTCCAGTCCGAACAGATCCCCAGCGTCGTCCAGATCGCCGTCCGCCACGAAGCGGGGCAGGGCTGTTTCGCCGCCGGCATGCTGCTCCAGCATTTGCCCGAAGGGGAAGTGGGCCGTGAACGGCTGCACACCCGGCATGACCATCCCGAATGGGAACATGTGCAGGCGCTGGCGACGACGCTGAAGGATGAGGAGCTGACCGCCGCGGCGCTGCCGCTGACCGATATCGTATGGCGTCTGTTCCATGAGGAAGAGGTGGTTCGGGTCACCGAGCCCGTCGATCTGGTCAAGGGTTGCCGTTGCGACCTTGCCCATATCCGCAGCGTCATTGGCCGTTTCCCGGCGGAAGAACGCGCGGAGATGGCGGATGATCAGGGTGTCATCGGCGTCGATTGCGCCTTTTGCTCGCGCCTCTTTCCGGTTTCGCTGGACAGTTTCGTACAGGGCTGA
- the argF gene encoding ornithine carbamoyltransferase — MTRHFLNLSDAGGDALATMISDAIDRKAARKSLPKGQADADAPLAGHTLAMIFEKNSTRTRVSFDMAIRQLGGTSLILDGATSQLGRGETVEDTARVLSRMCDMIMIRTDDHAKIEEMARHATVPVINGLTDLSHPCQIVADLLTVVEHGLALPGSQWAWLGDGNNVLHSIIEAAGLFKFDVRVAVPEGYEPDHAFIQEARALGAGITLTRDPVAAVSGVDAVVTDTWISMGQAHADEKLKAMMPYQVTVDLMAKAKPSAKFLHCLPAHRGEEVVPEVIDGPQSLIWDEAENRIHAQKSVLLWAAGRLG, encoded by the coding sequence ATGACCAGACATTTCCTCAATCTTTCCGACGCTGGCGGAGATGCGCTCGCCACGATGATCAGCGACGCCATCGACCGGAAGGCCGCGCGCAAGAGCCTGCCCAAGGGACAGGCCGATGCCGACGCGCCGCTCGCAGGCCACACGCTGGCGATGATTTTCGAGAAGAATTCGACCCGCACCCGCGTCAGTTTCGACATGGCGATCCGCCAGCTGGGCGGCACGTCGCTGATCCTGGACGGTGCGACCAGTCAGCTTGGCCGGGGCGAGACGGTGGAGGACACCGCGCGCGTGTTGAGCCGCATGTGCGACATGATCATGATCCGCACCGACGACCATGCGAAGATCGAGGAAATGGCGCGCCATGCGACCGTGCCGGTCATCAACGGCCTGACCGACCTGTCGCATCCCTGCCAGATCGTCGCCGACCTGCTGACAGTGGTGGAACATGGCCTGGCGCTGCCGGGAAGCCAGTGGGCATGGCTGGGCGACGGCAACAATGTGCTTCATTCGATCATCGAGGCCGCGGGCCTGTTCAAGTTCGACGTCCGGGTCGCCGTGCCGGAGGGCTATGAGCCCGATCACGCCTTCATTCAGGAAGCGCGGGCGCTGGGGGCCGGCATCACGCTTACCCGCGATCCGGTCGCGGCGGTCTCTGGGGTCGATGCCGTCGTCACCGACACCTGGATTTCCATGGGGCAGGCGCATGCCGACGAAAAGCTGAAGGCGATGATGCCCTATCAGGTGACCGTCGACCTGATGGCCAAGGCGAAGCCCAGCGCGAAGTTCCTGCATTGCCTGCCCGCCCATCGGGGCGAGGAAGTGGTGCCTGAAGTGATCGATGGTCCGCAATCGCTGATCTGGGATGAGGCGGAAAACCGCATTCATGCGCAAAAGTCGGTTCTGCTCTGGGCCGCCGGGCGCCTTGGTTGA
- a CDS encoding aspartate aminotransferase family protein codes for MSITPLMPVYPRCDVRPVRGEGCYLIGERGERYLDFASGIAVNLLGHGHPRLVKAIADQAATLMHTSNLYGMPLGEKFAQRLVDATFADTVFFTNSGAEAVECAIKTARRYHYANGEAHRHKIISFDNAFHGRTLGTISATSQPKMRDGFEPLLPGFAVVPFNDLEAATAAIDENSAGFLVETVQGEGGVTPATQAFLAGLRKLCDEKGMLLILDEVQCGYARTGTFFAHEQYGLKPDIMAVAKGIGAGFPLGACLATEEAAKGMVFGTHGSTYGGNPLAMAVGMAVLDEVLGDGFLDHVNSIGARLRSALEQLIPNHDIFEDVRGMGLMLGVKLKDGADSREFVAHLRDEHGLLTVGAGQNVVRILPPLVIDESHVAECIEKLSTGARSFAEAA; via the coding sequence ATGTCGATTACGCCGCTCATGCCCGTTTACCCCCGGTGCGATGTCCGCCCGGTCCGAGGCGAGGGCTGCTATCTGATCGGCGAGCGCGGGGAACGCTATCTCGACTTCGCCAGCGGCATCGCGGTCAATCTGCTCGGCCATGGCCATCCCCGCCTGGTGAAGGCGATTGCCGATCAGGCCGCGACGCTGATGCATACGTCGAACCTCTACGGCATGCCGCTGGGGGAAAAATTTGCGCAGCGTCTGGTCGATGCGACGTTTGCCGACACGGTCTTCTTCACCAATTCGGGCGCGGAGGCGGTCGAATGCGCGATCAAGACTGCGCGCCGTTACCATTATGCCAATGGTGAAGCGCACCGGCACAAGATCATCAGCTTCGACAATGCCTTCCACGGCCGGACGCTGGGGACCATCTCGGCCACCAGCCAGCCCAAGATGCGCGATGGCTTCGAACCGCTACTGCCCGGCTTTGCCGTGGTGCCGTTCAACGACCTGGAGGCGGCGACCGCCGCGATCGATGAGAACAGCGCCGGTTTTCTCGTTGAAACGGTGCAGGGCGAAGGCGGCGTGACGCCAGCGACGCAGGCGTTTCTCGCCGGGCTGCGCAAGCTGTGCGACGAGAAGGGCATGCTGCTGATCCTGGATGAAGTGCAGTGCGGTTATGCCCGTACCGGCACCTTTTTCGCCCATGAGCAATATGGCCTGAAGCCCGACATCATGGCGGTGGCCAAGGGCATCGGCGCTGGCTTCCCGCTGGGCGCATGCCTTGCGACCGAGGAAGCGGCCAAGGGCATGGTGTTCGGCACCCATGGATCGACCTATGGCGGCAACCCGCTCGCCATGGCGGTGGGCATGGCTGTGCTGGACGAAGTGCTGGGTGACGGTTTCCTCGACCATGTGAACAGCATTGGCGCGCGCCTGCGTTCGGCTTTGGAGCAACTGATCCCCAACCACGATATTTTCGAGGATGTGCGCGGAATGGGCCTGATGCTGGGCGTGAAGCTCAAGGACGGCGCCGATTCGCGCGAGTTCGTGGCGCATCTGCGCGACGAGCACGGGCTGCTCACGGTGGGGGCTGGGCAGAATGTCGTGCGCATCCTGCCGCCGCTCGTCATCGACGAAAGCCATGTCGCCGAATGTATCGAAAAGCTGTCGACCGGTGCGCGGAGTTTTGCCGAGGCAGCCTGA
- a CDS encoding flagellar export chaperone FliS: MFYSQGYVGTNAARRYAAVHSGSRIEGATPHALVKVLFDELLIALEATALAERNNDRLKVSDKQARAMSILIALESSLDFDNGGDIATGLAQIYREARRLLLLSAKERSPEHAEQARDIIAEIADAWNQIA; this comes from the coding sequence ATGTTCTATTCTCAAGGCTATGTGGGCACCAATGCGGCGCGGCGGTATGCGGCCGTGCATTCGGGCAGCCGGATCGAAGGCGCAACGCCCCACGCCCTGGTGAAGGTGCTGTTCGATGAACTGCTGATTGCTTTGGAAGCGACTGCGCTTGCTGAACGGAACAACGACCGGCTGAAGGTTTCGGACAAGCAGGCCCGGGCCATGTCGATCCTGATCGCGCTCGAATCCAGCCTGGACTTCGACAATGGCGGCGACATCGCCACTGGCCTTGCCCAGATCTACCGCGAGGCGCGCCGCCTGCTGCTGTTGAGCGCCAAGGAGCGCTCGCCCGAGCACGCCGAACAGGCCCGCGACATCATCGCTGAGATCGCCGACGCCTGGAACCAGATCGCCTGA
- the fliD gene encoding flagellar filament capping protein FliD translates to MTSVSSSIATALGIGSGIDTGALVTSLVSAARDPKQKAITDRQSTNNAKISALASASSSLNTFADALNSLLAGTGFAGSPASNDPSIAAVSLLPGGVPKLPAQLEVQQLASAQTISSAAEAGATAASPVGAGSFELKIGTGAPVTVTLTAPNTSYADLAAAINAQGTGVTASVITDNQGTRLVMKGETGAANSFTFTQVSGDASLAAFTWDGAAGGMTRQVEAKDSIILLDGVEQHYSSNTIDTAIANLRIDLNKAAPGTAVTLASTEPTTSMRDLMVEFVDAYNTLMKALNTASQASAGSSGAGVLNGDSSIRDMKRQLSQMTSTVLATSGTYTTLSSIGVSTNRDGTLKLDTEALDKALAADAKGITQMLNPAVKSETTPGLAGLMDGVRDRIEQNDGPLAMAKAKYEQLGEDLAEQLEKLNDQMTDYQAQLSKVYTAMETRLSALKATQSYLEQQVAMWTKSDD, encoded by the coding sequence ATGACCTCGGTAAGCAGCAGCATTGCGACGGCCCTCGGCATCGGTTCGGGAATCGACACCGGCGCTTTGGTCACCAGCCTTGTGAGCGCCGCGCGCGACCCGAAGCAAAAGGCCATCACCGACCGGCAGAGCACCAACAACGCCAAGATTTCCGCGCTGGCGTCGGCCTCCAGTTCGCTCAATACCTTTGCCGATGCGCTGAACAGCCTGCTCGCAGGGACGGGCTTTGCAGGCTCGCCGGCCTCCAACGATCCCAGCATCGCCGCCGTCAGCCTGCTGCCGGGCGGCGTGCCCAAGCTGCCCGCGCAGCTTGAGGTGCAGCAGCTTGCCTCGGCGCAGACCATTTCCTCGGCGGCAGAGGCTGGCGCGACGGCCGCCAGTCCGGTTGGCGCAGGCAGCTTTGAGCTGAAGATCGGAACCGGCGCGCCGGTCACGGTGACGCTGACTGCGCCCAACACCAGCTATGCCGATCTCGCCGCCGCGATCAACGCGCAAGGGACCGGCGTCACCGCAAGCGTAATCACCGACAATCAGGGTACGCGCCTCGTCATGAAGGGCGAAACGGGCGCGGCCAACAGCTTCACCTTCACCCAGGTTTCCGGCGACGCGTCGCTCGCGGCCTTTACCTGGGATGGCGCGGCGGGCGGCATGACGCGACAGGTCGAGGCGAAGGATTCGATCATCCTGCTGGACGGCGTCGAACAGCATTATTCCAGCAACACCATCGACACCGCCATCGCCAATCTGCGTATCGACCTCAACAAGGCCGCGCCCGGCACGGCCGTCACGCTGGCGTCCACCGAGCCGACCACATCGATGCGCGACCTGATGGTCGAGTTCGTCGATGCCTATAATACGCTGATGAAGGCCCTGAATACGGCGTCGCAGGCCAGCGCGGGATCGTCCGGCGCGGGCGTGCTGAACGGCGATTCGTCCATTCGCGACATGAAGCGGCAATTGTCGCAGATGACATCGACGGTCCTGGCCACCAGCGGTACATATACGACGCTGTCCTCGATCGGCGTCAGCACCAATCGCGACGGCACGCTGAAACTCGACACGGAGGCGCTCGACAAGGCGCTTGCCGCCGATGCCAAAGGCATCACCCAGATGCTCAATCCGGCGGTCAAGTCGGAAACCACGCCGGGCCTTGCCGGGCTGATGGACGGCGTACGCGACAGGATCGAGCAGAATGACGGGCCGCTGGCCATGGCCAAGGCCAAATATGAACAGCTGGGCGAGGATCTGGCCGAGCAGCTTGAAAAGCTGAACGACCAGATGACCGATTACCAGGCGCAGCTTTCGAAGGTTTACACCGCGATGGAAACAAGGCTGTCGGCGCTCAAGGCAACGCAAAGCTATCTTGAGCAGCAGGTCGCCATGTGGACCAAAAGCGACGATTGA
- the flhB gene encoding flagellar type III secretion system protein FlhB codes for MSGGNGGGEKTEKPTQKKLDDAAKKGDILQSKELATALVVMAGIGWIAVTGPSVIDSLSHMLMEALRFRREDITDFAPATRGVSLLTGIALPVGGILLATTLAAIAGPAILGSLGFRPGAFAPKASKLNPAAGLKRIFGMQGLIELLKSIAKVALLGSIGVWLMWDRLTEIIGLGSAGLAPAMSDLGNMFIMTCLVMAGGLFLIAGIDVPAQIMQRSKRLAMSKQDVKDENKESEGSPELKGHIRRRQFEVLSGSTRQAVAEASVIITNPTHFAVALRYKPGQDAAPVVVARGCDAIAAAIRELADENGVTVLQYPDLARAIYFTSRAGQIVNEGLYMAVATVLAFVFRVENRMASEMDRPFINVPDDLRFDADGRKL; via the coding sequence ATGTCGGGCGGCAATGGCGGCGGCGAAAAGACCGAAAAGCCAACCCAGAAGAAATTGGATGACGCTGCCAAGAAGGGCGACATCCTCCAGTCCAAGGAACTGGCGACGGCGCTGGTGGTCATGGCCGGGATCGGCTGGATCGCGGTGACGGGGCCGTCCGTCATCGATTCGCTCTCACACATGCTGATGGAGGCGCTGCGCTTTCGCCGCGAGGACATTACCGACTTCGCGCCTGCGACGCGCGGTGTGAGCCTGCTGACAGGCATCGCCCTGCCCGTGGGTGGCATATTGCTGGCGACGACGCTCGCCGCGATTGCCGGGCCTGCCATATTGGGATCGCTCGGCTTCAGGCCGGGCGCCTTTGCGCCCAAGGCGTCGAAGCTCAACCCGGCGGCGGGCCTGAAACGCATCTTCGGGATGCAGGGCCTGATCGAGCTGTTGAAATCCATCGCCAAGGTGGCGCTGCTGGGATCCATCGGCGTCTGGCTGATGTGGGACCGGCTGACGGAGATTATCGGCCTTGGCTCGGCGGGTCTGGCTCCGGCCATGTCCGACCTTGGCAATATGTTCATCATGACCTGCCTGGTCATGGCGGGCGGATTGTTCCTGATCGCGGGTATCGACGTGCCCGCCCAGATCATGCAGCGGTCCAAGCGGCTTGCGATGAGCAAGCAGGACGTGAAGGACGAGAACAAGGAAAGCGAAGGGTCGCCCGAACTGAAAGGGCATATCCGCCGCCGTCAGTTCGAAGTGCTGAGCGGATCGACCCGACAGGCCGTGGCCGAAGCCAGCGTCATCATCACCAACCCCACCCATTTCGCCGTCGCCTTGCGCTACAAGCCCGGTCAGGATGCCGCGCCGGTGGTGGTCGCCAGGGGTTGCGACGCGATCGCGGCGGCCATTCGCGAACTGGCCGACGAAAATGGCGTCACCGTCCTGCAATATCCCGACCTTGCCCGCGCCATCTACTTTACCTCGCGCGCCGGGCAGATCGTGAACGAGGGGCTTTATATGGCGGTAGCGACCGTGCTGGCCTTCGTCTTCCGCGTCGAAAACCGCATGGCAAGCGAGATGGATCGGCCATTTATCAATGTGCCCGACGACCTGCGCTTTGACGCGGATGGCCGGAAGCTGTGA
- the fliR gene encoding flagellar biosynthetic protein FliR, whose protein sequence is MIAPGFANVETQLWVWLIAMIRPGAAFIAAPVFGAPAVPLPLRFILSLALGLAALNSVTIQLPQDGVASFEGVMLVAGEVLAGLAMGFAVQIGYAAAFVAGETIGNAMGLNFAAMVDPSSGQATQAVGTFLSILATFLLLGMDGHLMLASFVVQSYQALPPGGAMMSNDAVWDLVQFGGALLGAGVTVALPVGFALVLVQIIMGMLARSAPSLNLFAVGMPVALMAGLVLLAIAAPVMGEGLTAALKAGLDQAQSIAEGR, encoded by the coding sequence ATGATCGCACCGGGCTTCGCGAATGTAGAGACGCAGCTGTGGGTCTGGCTGATCGCCATGATCCGTCCCGGCGCGGCCTTCATCGCGGCGCCCGTATTCGGTGCGCCCGCTGTGCCGCTGCCGCTGCGTTTCATTCTTTCGCTGGCCCTTGGCCTTGCCGCGCTGAACAGCGTCACCATTCAACTGCCGCAGGACGGCGTTGCGAGCTTTGAGGGCGTGATGCTGGTCGCGGGCGAGGTGCTGGCAGGGCTTGCCATGGGGTTTGCCGTGCAGATCGGCTATGCCGCCGCCTTCGTTGCGGGCGAGACGATCGGCAACGCCATGGGTTTGAACTTCGCGGCCATGGTCGATCCTTCTTCGGGTCAGGCGACGCAGGCGGTCGGCACCTTCCTCTCCATTCTCGCCACCTTCCTGCTGCTCGGCATGGACGGACATCTGATGCTCGCGAGCTTCGTGGTGCAAAGCTATCAGGCGTTGCCGCCGGGTGGCGCGATGATGAGCAATGACGCCGTATGGGATCTGGTCCAGTTCGGTGGTGCGCTGCTGGGCGCGGGCGTTACCGTGGCGCTGCCGGTGGGCTTTGCCCTGGTGCTGGTGCAGATCATCATGGGCATGCTCGCCCGCAGCGCGCCGTCGCTGAACCTGTTCGCGGTGGGCATGCCGGTTGCGCTCATGGCGGGGCTTGTCCTGCTGGCCATCGCCGCGCCGGTGATGGGGGAGGGGCTTACCGCCGCGCTCAAGGCCGGGCTGGACCAGGCCCAGTCGATCGCGGAAGGGCGCTGA
- the fliQ gene encoding flagellar biosynthesis protein FliQ translates to MDNADFFMGLAQQALWITALAAAPILIPALIAGVLIGMVQAATSINEQTLSFIPKIIIVGAMLVLFGGSILVLIADFTREIFERIPDLLQ, encoded by the coding sequence ATGGATAACGCCGATTTCTTCATGGGTCTTGCCCAGCAGGCGCTCTGGATCACGGCGCTTGCTGCGGCGCCGATCCTGATACCCGCGCTGATCGCAGGCGTCCTGATCGGCATGGTGCAGGCCGCGACATCCATCAATGAACAGACGTTGAGCTTCATTCCCAAGATCATCATCGTCGGCGCGATGCTGGTGCTGTTCGGCGGGTCGATACTGGTGCTGATCGCTGATTTCACCCGCGAGATATTCGAACGCATCCCGGATCTCCTCCAATGA
- the fliP gene encoding flagellar type III secretion system pore protein FliP (The bacterial flagellar biogenesis protein FliP forms a type III secretion system (T3SS)-type pore required for flagellar assembly.), producing the protein MRARALLIGALALTAGLLLAEPALAQATAQAAPAAPVDNGGALTRAMGAISGDGRPLSLSLQILVLMSLLSVLPSLVLMMTSFTRIIIVLSLLRQALGLQQTPPNQVLVGLSLFLSLFVMRPAIDQINAQAFDPYGKGQISIEEAVGRSGKVLHGFMAKQTRENDLKLFANLAEAPAFRSPADIPFSILLPAFVTSELKTAFQIGFMIFLPFLIIDLVVASTLMALGMMMLSPTIISMPFKLLLFVLVDGWALTMGSLAGSFAT; encoded by the coding sequence GTGCGCGCTAGGGCGCTGTTGATCGGGGCGCTGGCGCTGACGGCCGGGCTGCTGCTGGCTGAGCCCGCACTCGCGCAGGCGACGGCGCAGGCCGCGCCCGCTGCGCCCGTGGATAATGGCGGCGCGCTGACCCGCGCGATGGGCGCGATTTCGGGCGATGGACGCCCGCTGTCGCTGTCACTGCAAATCCTCGTCCTCATGAGCCTGCTGTCGGTGCTGCCGTCGCTGGTTCTCATGATGACCAGCTTCACCCGCATCATCATCGTCCTGTCGCTGCTGCGCCAGGCGCTGGGCTTGCAACAGACCCCGCCCAATCAGGTTCTGGTCGGCCTGTCGCTGTTCCTGTCGCTGTTCGTGATGCGCCCGGCGATAGACCAGATCAACGCACAGGCCTTCGATCCCTATGGCAAAGGGCAGATCAGCATAGAGGAAGCGGTGGGCCGTTCGGGCAAGGTGCTGCACGGTTTCATGGCCAAGCAGACGCGCGAGAATGACCTCAAGCTGTTTGCCAACCTTGCCGAAGCGCCCGCCTTCCGCTCGCCTGCCGACATTCCCTTTTCGATCCTGCTGCCAGCATTCGTGACAAGCGAATTGAAGACCGCGTTTCAGATCGGCTTCATGATATTCCTGCCGTTCCTCATCATCGACCTTGTCGTTGCTTCCACGCTGATGGCACTGGGCATGATGATGTTGTCGCCGACGATCATATCCATGCCGTTCAAGCTGCTGTTGTTCGTGCTGGTCGATGGCTGGGCATTGACCATGGGGTCTCTCGCCGGATCGTTCGCGACATGA
- a CDS encoding FliO/MopB family protein, with the protein MFWYFVKLLILLPLVGGMAFGALWLWRKYQPGMIAGQDGRSLKLLEALPMGTFGKLAVVEFEGKKILLSVTRGRIEKIAEGDPYRAR; encoded by the coding sequence ATGTTCTGGTATTTCGTCAAACTGCTGATCCTTCTGCCGCTGGTGGGCGGCATGGCCTTCGGCGCGCTGTGGTTATGGCGCAAATATCAGCCCGGCATGATCGCGGGGCAGGACGGGCGGTCGCTGAAATTGCTGGAGGCGCTGCCCATGGGCACCTTCGGCAAGCTGGCCGTGGTCGAATTCGAGGGCAAGAAGATCCTGCTGTCCGTCACGCGCGGGCGGATCGAGAAGATTGCGGAAGGCGATCCCTATCGTGCGCGCTAG
- the fliN gene encoding flagellar motor switch protein FliN — protein MSDMSEAPRIDGFGDEGGSRMANNRQFRLLADIPVRMSVEVGSTSLRLAEVMDLAEGSIVELDRQADDLLDIMVNGALIAKGEVVTVNGRYGIRIVDIAAAESRLAGVERRG, from the coding sequence ATGAGCGACATGAGCGAAGCGCCGCGGATCGACGGCTTTGGCGATGAAGGCGGCAGCCGCATGGCCAACAACCGCCAGTTCCGCCTGCTGGCCGACATTCCCGTCCGCATGTCGGTAGAGGTCGGCTCGACGTCGCTGCGTCTGGCGGAGGTCATGGACCTGGCCGAAGGCAGCATCGTGGAGCTGGACCGTCAGGCCGACGATTTGCTCGACATCATGGTCAACGGGGCGCTGATCGCGAAGGGTGAGGTGGTGACGGTAAACGGCCGCTACGGCATCCGCATCGTCGATATCGCCGCCGCCGAAAGCCGCCTTGCAGGGGTCGAACGGCGCGGCTGA